A part of Clostridia bacterium genomic DNA contains:
- the nrdD gene encoding anaerobic ribonucleoside-triphosphate reductase, with amino-acid sequence KDINVFFNELEKMMDLVVRQLLDRFEIQRHKKVRNFPFLMGQGVWIDSEKLNIDDEVGEVLKNGTLSIGFIGLAETLVVLTGHHHGESIESRNLGLEIVTFMRDYTDRMTKKYNLNFTLLATPAEGLSGRFVKLDRKKFGVIKGVTDREYYTNSFHVPVYYPISAYEKIKIEAPYHALTNAGHITYVELDGDTANNLEAFESIVRAMHDNHIGYGSINHPVDRDPVCGYNGIIGDVCPKCGRKENEGPSFERIRRITGYLVGTLDRFNDAKRAEERDRVKHTIS; translated from the coding sequence AAAGATATCAATGTGTTTTTCAATGAACTCGAAAAAATGATGGATTTGGTCGTAAGGCAGTTGTTAGACAGATTTGAAATTCAACGTCATAAGAAAGTACGCAACTTCCCATTCTTAATGGGTCAAGGAGTATGGATTGATTCAGAAAAACTTAATATTGATGACGAAGTCGGCGAAGTTCTCAAAAATGGTACATTGTCTATAGGCTTTATAGGCTTGGCGGAAACTCTTGTGGTGTTGACTGGTCATCATCATGGTGAATCTATTGAAAGCAGAAACTTGGGACTTGAAATAGTAACCTTTATGCGTGATTATACGGACAGAATGACCAAAAAGTACAATCTAAACTTTACATTGCTTGCTACGCCTGCAGAAGGATTGTCCGGAAGATTTGTTAAGCTTGACCGCAAGAAGTTTGGCGTAATCAAGGGCGTAACCGATAGAGAATATTATACTAACAGTTTCCATGTTCCTGTATATTATCCTATTTCGGCTTATGAAAAAATCAAAATAGAAGCTCCTTATCATGCGCTTACCAATGCAGGACATATTACTTATGTTGAGCTTGACGGCGATACAGCCAATAACTTAGAAGCATTTGAATCAATAGTAAGAGCAATGCATGACAATCATATCGGATATGGCTCAATTAACCATCCCGTTGATCGCGATCCTGTTTGCGGATATAACGGAATAATAGGCGATGTTTGCCCCAAATGCGGAAGAAAAGAAAATGAAGGACCTAGTTTTGAAAGAATAAGAAGAATAACAGGATATCTAGTTGGTACTTTGGATAGATTTAATGACGCAAAACGAGCAGAAGAGCGCGACAGAGTAAAACATACAATATCATAA
- the nrdG gene encoding anaerobic ribonucleoside-triphosphate reductase activating protein, with protein sequence MQLRISGLIQESIVDGPGIRFVIFAQGCDFHCEGCHNPQTWSHTGGTLVDTDTLYEKIKANPLIKGITISGGEPFLQSSALIPLIKKLKADGYEIAVYTGYCFEELLNCNDSKTEMAKLVDIIIDGRFILAQKSLLLKFKGSKNQRIINVQKSLQENKTVIETSERWGGVQ encoded by the coding sequence ATGCAGTTAAGAATATCAGGATTAATTCAAGAATCAATAGTTGACGGACCTGGAATAAGGTTCGTCATATTTGCACAAGGGTGTGATTTCCATTGCGAGGGTTGTCACAACCCTCAGACATGGAGTCATACAGGCGGTACTTTAGTTGATACCGATACTTTGTATGAAAAAATCAAAGCCAATCCCTTGATAAAAGGAATAACTATAAGCGGAGGCGAGCCTTTTTTGCAAAGCTCCGCCCTTATTCCGCTTATCAAAAAGCTAAAAGCTGACGGCTATGAAATAGCCGTATATACGGGATATTGTTTTGAAGAATTACTAAACTGCAATGATTCAAAAACAGAAATGGCTAAGCTGGTCGATATTATTATTGACGGCAGATTTATATTGGCTCAAAAAAGCCTTTTGTTAAAATTTAAGGGCTCAAAAAATCAAAGAATTATTAATGTTCAGAAGTCACTACAAGAAAACAAAACAGTAATAGAAACATCCGAACGCTGGGGCGGTGTGCAATAA
- a CDS encoding helix-turn-helix transcriptional regulator has product MINLDVFRERLKEYIKERNINQSILARETGISNQAISNWILGKGEPLVTYVWRLADYFDCSIDYLLGRTDY; this is encoded by the coding sequence ATGATTAATTTAGACGTTTTTAGAGAAAGGCTAAAAGAGTATATAAAAGAAAGAAACATAAATCAGTCGATTTTAGCACGCGAGACGGGAATATCAAACCAAGCAATATCTAACTGGATATTAGGAAAAGGGGAACCACTTGTAACTTATGTTTGGCGACTAGCGGATTATTTTGATTGTTCTATCGATTATTTGCTAGGTCGCACGGATTATTAA